From Ipomoea triloba cultivar NCNSP0323 chromosome 5, ASM357664v1, the proteins below share one genomic window:
- the LOC116019582 gene encoding wall-associated receptor kinase 2-like, which yields MAGNRSTEGATGCSYASVVKKDAFEFSSDMLTRKWEVKGLPMVIDWVIFNDTCSNSRSTCQGNTTCVPFEGPDGGYRCACEKGYEGNPYLHPGCLDIDECEKGKNNCSENATCENKPGGYSCHCKEGYEEDGEGGCQLPSKHEKNVNVIVLGVSLGTIMLLITSFCLYLGYRRRKSVQIKEKFFRENGGFILQQRIAQGGVCSGTTRIFTAEELKKATNNYDQDRIIGQGGFGIVYKGHLLDGRIVAVKKAKMMDPTQVEQFINEVIVLSQINHRNIVKLFGCCLETEIPLLVYEFISNGTLSEHLHNKEKASKMPWLIRLKIASEAAEVLSYLHSAASPPIIHRDVKPANILLDSDYTAKVSDFGASRLVLQDQTQLITMVQGTLGYLDPEYMQTHQLTEKSDVYSFGVVLVELLTGRRAVFFDGPEEERNLSLHFLSSLKENRLFMILDDNIVCEENTEELQEVALLAKRCLNVNGEDRPTMKEVAVELGGLRRAAKHPWINNNSETSMESHALLVNPPIPFEYDATFSMTTTTEYDSLKHHMKLPVAAGR from the exons ATGGCGGGGAATCGGAGTACGGAAGGGGCTACTGGTTGCAGCTATGCGTCGGTGGTGAAAAAGGATGCGTTTGAATTTTCGTCCGATATGCTTACCAGAAAATGGGAAGTCAAAGGATTGCCGATGGTGATTGATTGGGTCATCTTCAACGATACTTGCAGTAATTCTAGGAGTACTTGCCAAGGTAACACCACATGTGTCCCTTTTGAAGGTCCTGATGGGGGATACAGATGCGCTTGTGAGAAGGGGTATGAAGGCAATCCATATCTCCATCCAGGTTGCCTAG ATATTGATGAATGTGAAAAGGGAAAGAACAACTGCTCCGAAAACGCCACTTGTGAAAATAAACCAGGCGGGTATTCATGCCATTGCAAGGAAGGTTACGAGGAAGATGGGGAAGGTGGCTGCCAATTACCTAGTAAACATGAAAAAAATGTGAACGTGATTGTTTTGGGTGTTTCTTTAGGCACTATAATGTTGCTGATCACTAGTTTTTGTCTATACTTGGGATATCGACGGAGAAAATCAGTacagataaaagaaaaattctttAGGGAAAATGGAGGATTCATTCTGCAACAAAGGATTGCTCAAGGTGGTGTGTGTTCTGGTACGACAAGAATTTTCACTGCCGAGGAGCTTAAAAAAGCGACCAACAATTATGATCAAGATAGAATCATTGGTCAAGGAGGCTTTGGTATTGTCTACAAAGGACACCTTCTTGACGGCCGAATAGTAGCTGTTAAAAAGGCCAAGATGATGGACCCAACTCAAGTCGAACAGTTCATCAATGAGGTAATTGTGCTCTCCCAAATCAATCACAGAAATATTGTCAAACTCTTTGGTTGCTGTTTAGAGACAGAAATCCCGTTGTTGGTTTATGAGTTCATAAGTAACGGAACATTGTCCGAGCATCTGCACAACAAAGAGAAGGCATCAAAAATGCCTTGGTTGATCCGTTTAAAAATAGCTTCGGAAGCCGCTGAGGTTCTCTCTTATTTGCACTCTGCAGCTTCTCCACCCATCATCCACAGAGATGTTAAACCAGCAAACATTCTCTTGGATAGCGACTACACTGCGAAGGTATCTGATTTTGGTGCGTCGAGATTAGTTCTGCAAGATCAAACTCAATTGATAACTATGGTGCAAGGAACATTGGGTTATCTCGATCCAGAATACATGCAAACCCACCAATTAACGGAAAAGAGTGATGTTTACAGTTTTGGAGTTGTCTTAGTGGAGTTGTTAACCGGTAGGAGGGCAGTATTTTTTGATGGTCCAGAGGAGGAGAGAAATTTATCTCTGCATTTCCTTTCATCCTTGAAGGAGAATCGATTGTTCATGATTCTTGATGACAACATTGTATGCGAAGAAAACACTGAAGAGTTACAAGAAGTTGCTTTGCTTGCAAAAAGGTGCTTAAATGTGAATGGGGAGGATAGGCCAACCATGAAAGAAGTTGCAGTTGAACTAGGTGGATTGAGGAGAGCAGCAAAACATCCAtggattaataataattcagaaACTTCCATGGAATCACATGCTCTACTTGTTAACCCACCAATCCCCTTTGAATATGATGCCACCTTTAGTATGACAACAACAACTGAATATGATAGCTTAAAACATCATATGAAATTGCCAGTAGCTGCAGGAAGATAA
- the LOC116019581 gene encoding wall-associated receptor kinase 3-like, with product MRFLVLLLVLSTTQVFAPSSKSNNYPIAKPNCDDHCGNVSLPFPFGLTKDCYLNEDFFINCSTGIDGSPKPLLRHSDIEVRSVSVEGQLTVMKGIARKCHEEFRAFFRPLDKDVSSDVAWITLSKFYVNQTANKFVAVGCNTIATVSGYEDERSYETGCIASCNRFGDVVNGTCSGIGCCQMTDIPILAKNVNFTLDSMAANRNTEGVVNCSYAFVVKKDEFDFSSDILTRKWEVEKLPIVIDWIVSNDTCSNSRSTCQGNTTCVPFEGPDGGYRCACEKGYEGNPYLHPGCLDFLFIDGSADIDECVNGQNNCSENATCKNKPGGFLCHCKEGYREDGKGGCQLPSKDGNKVNGIVLGVSLGTTTLLMSSFCVYLGYQWRKSVQMKEKFFRENGGLILQQKIAHGTASSRTTRIFTAEELKKATNNYDQTRIIGEGGFGIVYRGHLLDGQTVAVKKPKMMDPTQVNQFINEVIVLSQINHRNIVKLFGCCLETEVPLLVYEFINNGTFSEHLHDKNKASKIPWSIRLRIATETAEVLSYLHTAASPPIIHRDVKPANILLDNDYTARVSDFGTSRLVLQDQTQLITMVQGTLGYLDPEYMQTHQLTEKSDVYSFGVVLVELLTGRRAIFYNGPEEERNLSLYFLSSLKENRLFRIFDDNVVCEENTEELMEVCLLAERCLNVKGEDRPTMKEVAIELGRLMRASKHPWVNHSETNMESQAPLIEPPISFGYDAPFSITTAYDSLKHHMELSVASGR from the exons ATGAGGTTCCTAGTACTACTTCTTGTGTTGTCAACAACACAGGTTTTCGCTCCTTCAtcaaaaagtaataattatccCATAGCCAAACCCAACTGCGATGACCATTGTGGGAACGTAAGCCTCCCATTTCCCTTTGGTTTAACGAAAGATTGTTATCTAAACGAAGATTTCTTCATCAATTGCAGCACGGGAATTGATGGCTCTCCTAAGCCGTTGTTAAGGCACAGTGATATAGAGGTGAGATCAGTTTCAGTTGAAGGGCAGTTAACCGTTATGAAGGGCATAGCTCGAAAGTGTCATGAAGAGTTCAGAGCATTTTTCAGGCCACTGGATAAGGATGTCTCATCCGACGTGGCATGGATCACCTTAAGTAAATTCTACGTTAACCAGACCGCCAACAAGTTCGTGGCCGTGGGTTGCAACACTATTGCCACTGTTTCGGGGTACGAGGATGAACGGTCGTACGAGACTGGTTGTATTGCGTCCTGTAACCGCTTCGGGGATGTCGTGAACGGGACTTGCTCGGGGATTGGGTGTTGTCAGATGACAGATATTCCTATCTTGGCTAAGAACGTTAATTTTACGTTGGATAGCATGGCGGCAAATCGGAACACGGAAGGTGTTGTTAATTGTAGCTATGCTTTCGTGGTGAAAAAGGATGAGTTCGATTTCTCCAGCGATATACTTACTAGAAAGTGGGAAGTGGAGAAACTTCCGATAGTGATTGACTGGATTGTCTCCAACGATACGTGCAGTAATTCTAGGAGTACTTGCCAAGGTAACACCACCTGTGTCCCTTTTGAAGGTCCGGATGGTGGATACAGATGCGCTTGTGAGAAGGGTTATGAAGGGAATCCATATCTCCATCCAGGTTGCCTAG ATTTCTTGTTTATTGATGGCTCTGCAGATATTGATGAATGTGTAAATGGACAGAACAATTGTTCTGAAAACGCTACTTGCAAGAATAAACCAGGAGGTTTTTTGTGTCATTGCAAGGAAGGTTACCGTGAAGATGGGAAAGGTGGTTGCCAATTACCTAGTAAAGATGGAAACAAAGTGAACGGGATTGTTTTGG GTGTTTCTTTAGGGACTACAACCTTGTTGATGAGTAGTTTTTGTGTGTACTTGGGATATCAATGGAGGAAATCAGTACAAATGAAAGAGAAATTCTTTAGGGAAAATGGAGGATTGATTCTACAACAAAAGATTGCCCATGGCACTGCATCTTCTAGAACAACAAGAATTTTCACAGCTGAAGAGCTTAAAAAAGCAACCAACAACTATGACCAAACTAGAATCATTGGTGAAGGAGGTTTTGGCATTGTTTACCGAGGACACCTTCTTGATGGCCAAACAGTAGCGGTTAAAAAACCCAAAATGATGGACCCAACCCAGGTCAACCAGTTCATCAATGAGGTAATTGTGCTATCTCAAATTAATCATAGAAACATAGTCAAACTCTTTGGTTGTTGTTTAGAGACAGAAGTTCCATTGCTGGTTTATGAGTTCATAAATAATGGAACATTTTCTGAGCATCTACATGATAAAAACAAGGCATCTAAGATACCATGGTCGATCCGTTTAAGAATAGCTACAGAAACAGCTGAGGTCCTCTCTTATTTGCACACTGCAGCTTCTCCTCCCATTATCCATAGAGATGTTAAACCCGCAAATATTCTCCTGGATAATGACTACACTGCTAGGGTATCTGATTTTGGTACATCAAGATTAGTTCTGCAAGATCAAACTCAATTGATAACTATGGTACAAGGAACACTGGGTTATCTTGACCCAGAATACATGCAAACCCACCAATTAACAGAAAAGAGTGATGTTTACAGCTTCGGAGTTGTTCTGGTGGAGTTGTTAACAGGTAGGAGGGCAATATTTTACAATGGTCCAGAGGAGGAGAGAAATCTATCACTATATTTCCTTTCCTCGCTCAAAGAGAATCGACTATTCAGGATTTTTGATGACAACGTTGTATGCGAGGAAAACACTGAAGAGTTAATGGAGGTTTGCTTGCTTGCAGAGAGGTGTTTAAATGTCAAGGGGGAAGATAGGCCAACAATGAAGGAAGTTGCAATAGAACTAGGTCGATTAATGAGAGCATCAAAACATCCTTGGGTTAATCATTCAGAAACTAATATGGAATCACAAGCTCCACTTATTGAGCCACCTATCTCCTTCGGCTATGATGCTCCTTTTAGTATAACAACTGCGTATGATAGTTTAAAACATCATATGGAATTATCAGTAGCTTCTGGAAGATAA